In Nocardioides sp. WS12, the DNA window CCTGGTCGTGCTGACCGCCGTCCCGCTCGCTGGATGTGTGCCGTTCGGCAGCGAGGACCGTGAGATCACCGTGGTCCTGGCCGACGCCGCTGGTCTCTACGTCGGCAATGACGTCGGTGTCATGGGTGTCCCGGTCGGGACGATCACCGCGATCGAGCCGAGTGGCGGCGTCGTCGAGGTGACCCTGGCGGTCACCGACGACGACATCAAGGTCCCTGCCGATGCTGCGGCCGTGGTGGTGTCACGCTCGGTGGCCACCGACCGTTATGTCGAGCTCACGCCGGCCTACTCCGGAGGTGCGGAGATGGCTTCCGGTGCGACGATCCCGATGGAACGGACCCGGACGCCCGTCGACTTCGACCGGGTGCTCGGCTCGATTTCGGACCTGGCGGAATCACTGAGCTCGCCGAAGGTCGCCAACGGGCTGCGCGAAATGCTCCAGGTGACCGCCGCAGCGTTCAGTGGCAACAGCGACGAGCTGCGGGGAGCTGTCAGCGGGCTCGCCAGTCTGGTGGACACGGTGCACGGCCAGCGCTCGGACATCTTCGCCACGATGGAGTCGCTCGACACGCTTGCAAGCGGCCTGGTCAGCAACGAGGAGCTGGTGCGCACGTTTGTCGCCAACCTCGGCGGCGCGATCGAGCTGCTCAACTCCGAGCGGGAAACGATCGCCGATGCCCTCGAGGGTGTGTCGGCGACGGCCGACCGGATCGCCAAGTTCAGCAAGGAGAACAGGGGCACGGTCAAGGCCAGTCTCACCGACGTGCAGAAGCTCTTCCGCAACATCCTGGCGAGTCGCCGGGACCTGGAGGAGACGATCGAGGTGTTGCCCCTGGCGACACAGAACGTCGCCAACACGGCGACACCCTCGGGACACGTCCTGGTCCGCGCCATTCCCACGCAGCTGACACCGCTCGGCCCGCTCTTCGAACAGGTCTGCCAGCTCCTCGGTCCCGTCTGCAACCTGGCCAGCATCCCGGACCTCTCTGGCATCCTGGACAGCGTCCTGGGTCCGCTGCTCGGCGGCGGCCGCCAGGGAGGCAACTGATGAGGCCGGGAGTCATGGCCGGCCCGGGGGGCCGGGTGCTGGCCGTGGTGTCGGTGTTCCTGCTGGTCGTGGGACTGGCGGGATGCTCGACCGGTTACAAGGACCTTCCGCTGCCCGGGTCAGCGGTGGGTGGCGAGACCTACCAGGTGTCAGCGGTGTTCGAGCAGGCCCTCAACCTGGCTCAGGGCGCTCAGGTGAAGGTCAACGGCGTGTCTGTCGGGCGGGTCCAGACGGTGGAGGCCAAGGACTTCAAGGCGCACGTCACGATGGACATCAAGTCGTCCGTCGAGATTCCGGACGACTCCTCGGCCCGGCTGCGTTACGACACGCCACTGGGTGAGCTCTTCATCCAGGTCACGCCGGGGAAGTCACCGAGGAACCTCGCCGGCGACGACCAGTTCCCCGTGGCCAACACGGCCACTGCCCCGTCTGTCGAGGACGCGCTGGCATCGGCGTCGACCCTCATCAACGGTGGTCGTCTGGGCGAGCTGCAGGTGATCGCCGAGGAACTCAACGCCGCGTTGGGCGGTCGGGAGGACGAGATCCGGGCCAGTGTCCAGCGGGTGACCGAGTTCCTGCGCCAGGCCAACGCCAGCCGTGGGGACATCTCCCGTGCCCTCACCGCCTTGCGGTCCGTTTCGGACGTCCTCGCCAAGCGGCAGAGCACGATCAAGCGAGCGCTGCGTGAAGTGGGACCTGCCGTCGAGACCCTCGGCGAGGACACCGACAAGATCATCGCTCTCCTCGCTGGAGCCAAGGACCTCGCCGCGACTGCCAAGCGTCTCGCGCTCAAGGTCGACGACCCGCTCCTCACCATCCTCAGGGACCTCGGGCCGATCGCCGACGCCGTGCTGTCGACCCGCTCGTCGCTCCGCTCGGGCCTGGACAACCTGATCGCGGTGGCCTCGCAGCTCGAGAAGACGGTGCCCAGCGAAGTGCTGCCGCTGCGCGCCAAGCTCAACCTGACCAAGACCCAGCTCAACCTCCTCGGTTCCATCGCAAGCGCACCACGCGCAACGGTTCCCGGCGACGCTGGAGCGTCACTGCTTCCGGGTCTCGACCTCCTGGGGGGAAGTCGATGAAGCGCAAGTACATCGCCAGTGTCGTCGGCATCGTCGTGTCGTTCGTGCTCTGCCTGCTCTACCTGTTCGGCGTCGCGCTCAGGACGCCGTTGACGGAACGACCGGTCCTGGTGACCGTCACTTTTCCGAGCAGCGGTGGCCTGTACGCGGGTTCCGAGGTTGCGTATCGGGGTGTTCGCGTCGGCAAGGTGACCGATCTCAACCTCTCGGACACCGGCGTCGAGGCATCGGTGCGGCTCGACGCTTCAGCCGACATTCCCGTGGATGCCCGCCCGAAGGTACGGAGCCTGTCGCCGGTCGGCGAGCAGTACATCGACTTCCAGCCCATCACGGACAAGCCGCCCTTCCTCAAGAGCGGCGACACCGTCGAAGGCAAGGCCGGGGACCTGCCGACGAGCCTGGCAACGGCCGCGACCAACCTGAACAACCTGATCGAGCAGATCGACGTCAAGGCCTTGCGAACGGTGCTGACCGAGACGGCCGAGGGACTGAAGGGGACCGAGGACGACCTGCAGCGGATGGTCGTGCAGGGGGCATCGATTCTCCAGGAGTTCGACGCCCGTTCGGACCTGACCGAACGGCTCCTCGACAACGGCGACCGGTTGCTGCGCCTGGGTGCGGACCTGGTGCCGGACTTCGACACGATCACCCGCAACGCGAAGGTCTTCGCCGACTGGCTGCGCAAGATCGACCCGGTGTTTGTCCGGCTGCTCGAACGAGCGCCTGGACAGATCGAGGAGATGCGCAGCCTGGTCCGCGACGTCGAGGACATCCTGCCGGCGTACCTCGACCCTTACATCACCCTCGCGGACGTCGTGGCCGCGCGTGATCCGCACCTGCGCGCGCTGTTGCGTGACTACCCACGCGGGTTCCGGGCGCTCGGCAACGCCGTCCACGGCGGAGCGGTCCACCTTGATGCCTTCTTCGAGTACTACACCTACTGCGGCTACGGCCACGTCGAGCGCAGTGCCCGTGAGCTGAAGCGCCATCCCCTCCAGGACGACGGCCAGTGTGCGAAGGGCTACCCGGCCTCCCAGCGCGGCGCCCAATGGGCACCCGAGCCCCTACGATGAAAGAGATGACAGACGACGTGGAACGAACCGCCGAACCAGCCGTGGACCCGGATGTCGCGGACACCGACGCCGACGCCGACGCGAGCGCTGTTGAAGCTGTTGAAGCTGATGCCGCGCCGAGCGCCGACCGGCGTTGGCCGATCCTGTGCGCCGTGCTGGCACTGCTCCTGATCGCTGCGGCCGTCGGGTGTTTCTACCTTGCCCAGGACCGGTCCGACCTCAAGGATCGTGTCGGCGCGGAGAGTGCGGCCACCGAGGAGGCAGAGCGCATCGTCGTCGCTTGGCTGACCTATGACTACCGGACCTACGCGGACGACATGGCGTGGGTGAAGACGAGCAGCACCGAGAAGTTCCAGGACGAGTACTCGCCAGAGGCGCTCGAGGGACTCCGCGAGAAGATGGTCGGTCCGCAGGAACTGGTCAGCCGCGGGCGGGTCGTCAACTCAGCAGCCACGGTGAAGGACACCGAGCACGTGCGGGTCCTGGTCTTCACCGACCAGACCCTCACGGACAAGGACATCCGCGCGGGCGGGACGGATCCGCTTCACGCCCGTAGCGGCGTGGAATTGGCGATGGTGCAGGTCGATGGCAAGTGGCTGGTCGACGAGATGGTCCAACTCCAGTTCCAGTGACGCGCGGCGACGGTGACCTGTTTCGTTCCCGAGAACCCGCGGCGGTCAGGACGGCAGGACCCGCGTCGCGATCAGGCGCTCGGCGACGAGGCGCAGTTTCACGTTGTAGTCCTGCGAATAGCGCAGCAGTACGGCGAAGGCCTGGTCGGCATTGAGATCGAAGCGTTCCATCAGGATGCCCTGGGCTTGCCCGATCAGCTTGCGCGCGTCGATCGCCTGGCGGAGCTGTTCGTTGCTGCGGGCGTTGGCCAGGGCAATGGCAGCGTGGCGCGCCAGGATGTGGGCGACGGCCTGGTCGTCGACGTCGAAGTGGTTCGGCTCGACGTCGTACAGATTGAGAGTCCCGACGGTGTCTGTGCTGGTGTACAGGCGCACGCTGAGCAGGCTGCGGATACCGACCTCCGCCACGCGCTTTCCCCAGTCGGGCCAGCGGGATTCCGTCGTCGTGTCGCTGACCATGATGCTGACCACGTCAGAGAGCACGTCGATGTCCGGTCCCTCGCCGTGGTCGAGCTGGATCTGATCCAGCACCTCGACGATCGGATGGGTGGCAACAACGGTCTCGACCCGTTTCCCGCCGTGGACGAAGATGACGCCGGCATACGAGCAACTGACCGCCTTGAGGCTGTACTCGAGGAGACGTTCAGCGGTCTCGTCGAGGCTGTCCTCGTCATGCATCTTCAAAGCGATCTCGGCGAATTCGTCGGGATCCCCTGCCATCGTGACCACCACCCCTCAAGCCGCGAATCAGCGGGCCGACAGCCCGGTGGAGACAGTGATATCACCGCAGGTCCCATGGGGCAATGACCCCGGTGGAACCCGTTTCCCCTTCGGCTTCCGGGGTACGGCGGACACGACCGGTTGTCGATGGAAGGACACGGCGATGAGCACCAGGAACCCCGAACCCACAGACATTCGCGACGCGGGAGCAGACCCGGCGAAGGACGACGACAGTGCGTCGGACTGGGCCTCCGAAGGGGGCGCCACCGAACACGGCCCGGCGACGCACGTGGAGGCCGACGACGGCCCGCCCGATCGCTGAAGGAAGCGAACTTCAGTGGCGGATCACGTGGCGACGCGACGCCTGCGGGCAGCGGGTGCCCGGCTCAGGGCGGCCGATGCCGAGCGCGCCTCCGCCCTGGCCGAGCTCAAGCAGACGCTGGTCGACGTGGACGGAAGCATCAGCGATGAGGAAGCGACGGCTTTGACGGGTGTCGCATCGGAGGCGGTACGCATCATCAAGCACTCGAGGAGGGGCCGGAGCGATGCGTGATCGTTCGACGCCCTGACCCGCATGTGCCTGATGTTGTTGGGTACCGGGCGTGCGACCACAGATTCAGGCCTCACAGGAAGGACGACCCATGCAGTTGGCTCACATGAACACTGCACTCGTGCACGACGTCGCCGATCGGATGAGGGACGTGGTCTCGGAACCCGACTGGAGTCAGGCGGCCAACCACGCCACCGCGAGAGCGGCCGAGTTGGCGAACGATGCAGCTCACCGGTCCGCCGATGTGGGGGCGCGGGCCGGTGAGCGCCTGCGCGAAGTGGCCGCCGAGGTGGCAGATCACGTGCAGGACAAGTTCGCCGTGCACAGTCCAGCGCCGCAGCGTCACCGCGTTCGCAACACCATCGTCCTTGTCGGCGTCGTCGGCCTGGCGGCGTACGTGGTGAAGTCACGCCGCAAGGCCGACGAGCCTCGTCCGAGCTCCGATGACATCAGGCCCCAAGGGCATCGAGGGACTCCGGGCCCAGTGCACGCCGCAGATCGCGAAGGATCCGGGTGAGGAGCCGGGACACCTGCATCTGAGTCACCCCGAGTTCGTCGCCGATTTCCTGCTGTGTCCGTCCCTCGAAGAAACGCAGGCGCAGGATGCGCCGGTCCCTCGGCGGCAGGTGACGGATGGCCGGGCCGAGCAGGACCCTGGCTTCGGCCGCGTCGAATCCGCTGGACGATGCCGGGAGGAGATCGCCGATGGTCAGATCTGACAACTGGGTGACCGGACGGTCCAGCGACGTCGGGGTGAAGCAGCCGTCCGCCGCGGCAGCCTCGATCACCTGATCGAGGTCCGCCCCGATGTCGTCGGCAACCTCCTCCAGCGTCGGCTCGCGACCCAGCGACTGCTGGAGGAGGGCCCGCGCATGGGCAACCGAGGCCTGCAACTCCTGGACACGACGCGGTGGCCGAATGGTCCACCCGCAGTCCCGGAAGTGCTTCTTCACCTCACCCCTGATGGTGGGGACGGCGTACGCGATGAACTCGTTGGACAGCTTCGGGTCGAAGTCCGCGGCCGCCCTGACCAGCGCTGCGCAGGCGACTTGTTCGAGGTCGTCGGTGGGGATGCCACGGCCGGCATAGCGAGCCGCGATCGAACGCGCGACCTCAAGATTCAGCAGGATCGCCTCGTGGCGCAGTTCCTGACGTTGGAGCACGTCTTCACATGTGTCTGCAGTCCGCAACAGTGTTGCGGTCTGTCGGCGCTGGTGAAGTCGTGCACTGGAGAGTTGTCTGATCGACATGACGCACCCCCTCAAAGGGTTGCGTTGAACCTGCCTGTTTGCTCAAGCGGGTCATCGGGGAGCCAACCGCCGAAACGGCCCGGGCTCACCTCCAACATAGTTCCAACGAACTACTCGGACAAGTAAAGTCATGGTCAGTAAGGACTAGACCACCGCTCGGGTCCCTGCAGCCACGAACCCGGGCCCCTATGCTCGACGGGTGGCTGATCTGACCGAACCCTGTCCGAATTGCGACACCATGATGCGCTGGGAAACCTCCCACGAGCGCTGCGA includes these proteins:
- a CDS encoding GAF and ANTAR domain-containing protein, whose translation is MAGDPDEFAEIALKMHDEDSLDETAERLLEYSLKAVSCSYAGVIFVHGGKRVETVVATHPIVEVLDQIQLDHGEGPDIDVLSDVVSIMVSDTTTESRWPDWGKRVAEVGIRSLLSVRLYTSTDTVGTLNLYDVEPNHFDVDDQAVAHILARHAAIALANARSNEQLRQAIDARKLIGQAQGILMERFDLNADQAFAVLLRYSQDYNVKLRLVAERLIATRVLPS
- a CDS encoding MlaD family protein produces the protein MKRKYIASVVGIVVSFVLCLLYLFGVALRTPLTERPVLVTVTFPSSGGLYAGSEVAYRGVRVGKVTDLNLSDTGVEASVRLDASADIPVDARPKVRSLSPVGEQYIDFQPITDKPPFLKSGDTVEGKAGDLPTSLATAATNLNNLIEQIDVKALRTVLTETAEGLKGTEDDLQRMVVQGASILQEFDARSDLTERLLDNGDRLLRLGADLVPDFDTITRNAKVFADWLRKIDPVFVRLLERAPGQIEEMRSLVRDVEDILPAYLDPYITLADVVAARDPHLRALLRDYPRGFRALGNAVHGGAVHLDAFFEYYTYCGYGHVERSARELKRHPLQDDGQCAKGYPASQRGAQWAPEPLR
- a CDS encoding sigma-70 family RNA polymerase sigma factor, whose product is MLQRQELRHEAILLNLEVARSIAARYAGRGIPTDDLEQVACAALVRAAADFDPKLSNEFIAYAVPTIRGEVKKHFRDCGWTIRPPRRVQELQASVAHARALLQQSLGREPTLEEVADDIGADLDQVIEAAAADGCFTPTSLDRPVTQLSDLTIGDLLPASSSGFDAAEARVLLGPAIRHLPPRDRRILRLRFFEGRTQQEIGDELGVTQMQVSRLLTRILRDLRRALGPESLDALGA
- a CDS encoding MCE family protein; its protein translation is MRRLLTSALVVLTAVPLAGCVPFGSEDREITVVLADAAGLYVGNDVGVMGVPVGTITAIEPSGGVVEVTLAVTDDDIKVPADAAAVVVSRSVATDRYVELTPAYSGGAEMASGATIPMERTRTPVDFDRVLGSISDLAESLSSPKVANGLREMLQVTAAAFSGNSDELRGAVSGLASLVDTVHGQRSDIFATMESLDTLASGLVSNEELVRTFVANLGGAIELLNSERETIADALEGVSATADRIAKFSKENRGTVKASLTDVQKLFRNILASRRDLEETIEVLPLATQNVANTATPSGHVLVRAIPTQLTPLGPLFEQVCQLLGPVCNLASIPDLSGILDSVLGPLLGGGRQGGN
- a CDS encoding MCE family protein encodes the protein MRPGVMAGPGGRVLAVVSVFLLVVGLAGCSTGYKDLPLPGSAVGGETYQVSAVFEQALNLAQGAQVKVNGVSVGRVQTVEAKDFKAHVTMDIKSSVEIPDDSSARLRYDTPLGELFIQVTPGKSPRNLAGDDQFPVANTATAPSVEDALASASTLINGGRLGELQVIAEELNAALGGREDEIRASVQRVTEFLRQANASRGDISRALTALRSVSDVLAKRQSTIKRALREVGPAVETLGEDTDKIIALLAGAKDLAATAKRLALKVDDPLLTILRDLGPIADAVLSTRSSLRSGLDNLIAVASQLEKTVPSEVLPLRAKLNLTKTQLNLLGSIASAPRATVPGDAGASLLPGLDLLGGSR